Proteins encoded by one window of Mycolicibacterium sp. ND9-15:
- a CDS encoding TetR family transcriptional regulator — protein MNSRTPGSRSSRSGRSRSRDDSRSSLSREERKEATRQAIVAAALRLLEERSFSALSLREVTREAGIVPAAFYRHFDSMEALGLVLIDESFRSLRDMLRGARAGKLDPKRVIESSVDILIDGVNERREHWRFIGRERNSGVTVLRYAIRTEIRLITSELAIDLARFPGLNTWSSEDLNILASVFVNSMIVIAEAIEDAHDQAALNEIKRVAVKQLRMIAVGVAGWRSSV, from the coding sequence GTGAACAGTCGTACGCCTGGCTCACGGTCGAGTCGATCGGGTCGGTCCCGGTCACGCGATGACTCGCGTTCGAGCCTGTCGCGTGAGGAGCGCAAGGAGGCCACGCGGCAGGCGATCGTCGCCGCCGCCCTGCGACTGCTCGAGGAGCGCAGCTTCTCTGCGCTGAGCCTGCGCGAGGTCACCCGCGAAGCCGGCATCGTGCCCGCGGCGTTCTACCGGCACTTCGACTCGATGGAAGCCCTCGGCCTCGTCCTCATCGACGAGTCGTTCCGCAGCCTGCGCGACATGTTGCGCGGCGCCCGTGCGGGCAAGCTCGACCCCAAGCGCGTCATCGAGTCGAGCGTCGACATCCTGATCGACGGCGTGAACGAGCGCCGGGAGCATTGGCGGTTCATCGGCCGCGAACGCAACAGCGGCGTCACCGTGTTGCGGTACGCGATCCGTACCGAGATCCGGCTGATCACCTCGGAGTTGGCGATCGACCTGGCTCGGTTTCCCGGCTTGAACACCTGGAGCAGTGAGGACCTCAACATTCTGGCCAGCGTGTTCGTCAACTCGATGATCGTGATCGCCGAGGCCATCGAGGACGCCCACGACCAGGCCGCGCTCAACGAGATCAAACGGGTTGCCGTCAAACAGCTGCGGATGATCGCGGTCGGCGTCGCCGGTTGGCGCAGCAGCGTCTGA
- a CDS encoding enoyl-CoA hydratase/isomerase family protein, translating to MPHLELAYPRPDIAVLTLNRPEKLNALSYELVEDLHSTLAQINNNNDCRVVVLTGAGRGFCSGLDLTDANPDKAGEGTEFPRSGMRWQERIADLTARIHRLRQPVIAAVNGVAYGGGMGVALACDIRIASESARFCTQFIKLGLGGCDIGVSYTLPRIIGAGPAFDLILTARAVDAPEALRLGLVSRVSTDEAVIFDAMAIAETLCGYGKFGVESTKQVLWANLEASSLEAALHLENRSQILASTSGEMREASEAFRRRPRS from the coding sequence ATGCCGCACCTCGAACTGGCCTACCCCCGTCCCGACATCGCCGTGCTCACGCTGAACCGGCCCGAGAAGCTCAATGCGCTGTCCTACGAACTCGTCGAGGACCTGCACTCGACGCTGGCGCAGATCAACAACAACAACGACTGCCGGGTCGTCGTGCTCACCGGGGCCGGCCGCGGCTTCTGCTCCGGACTGGACCTGACCGATGCGAATCCCGACAAGGCCGGCGAAGGAACGGAGTTCCCCCGCTCGGGCATGCGCTGGCAGGAGCGCATCGCCGACCTGACCGCCCGCATCCACCGGCTGCGCCAACCCGTCATCGCGGCGGTCAACGGGGTGGCGTACGGCGGCGGAATGGGAGTCGCGTTGGCCTGCGACATCCGCATCGCCTCGGAGTCGGCGCGCTTCTGCACCCAGTTCATCAAGTTGGGCCTCGGCGGCTGCGACATCGGCGTCAGCTACACGCTCCCGCGGATCATCGGCGCCGGGCCGGCGTTCGATCTCATCCTGACCGCGCGGGCGGTCGACGCCCCCGAAGCGCTGCGGCTGGGCCTGGTGTCGCGGGTGTCGACCGACGAAGCGGTGATCTTCGACGCCATGGCAATCGCCGAGACGCTGTGCGGTTACGGCAAATTCGGCGTCGAGTCGACCAAACAGGTGCTGTGGGCCAATCTCGAGGCGTCAAGTCTGGAAGCCGCGCTGCACCTGGAGAACCGCAGCCAGATCCTGGCCTCGACCAGCGGTGAGATGCGCGAGGCTAGCGAGGCGTTCCGCCGCCGTCCACGATCATGA
- a CDS encoding SDR family NAD(P)-dependent oxidoreductase, with the protein MDRTSFDRLFDMTDRTVIVTGGTRGIGLALAEGFVLAGARVVVASRKPDACEQTARHLRDLGGQAIGVPTHLGDTDALETLVQRTVDEYGGIDVVVNNAANALAQPLGEMTAEALTKSYEVNLRGPVFLVQSALPHLKASAKASVINMVSVGAFNFSAMTSIYSSNKAALMSFTRSMAAEFAPSGIRVNAIAPGPVDTDMMRNNPQEAIDGMARSTLLKRLASPDEMVGTALLLASDAGSYITGTVMIVDGGGTPR; encoded by the coding sequence GTGGACCGCACTTCATTCGACCGTCTCTTCGATATGACCGACCGCACCGTGATCGTCACGGGCGGGACCAGGGGGATCGGCCTCGCGCTGGCCGAGGGTTTCGTCCTGGCGGGCGCGCGCGTCGTGGTCGCCAGCCGCAAGCCCGACGCCTGCGAGCAGACCGCCCGGCATCTGCGCGACCTCGGGGGCCAAGCGATCGGTGTGCCGACCCACCTCGGTGACACCGACGCCCTCGAGACGCTCGTGCAGCGCACCGTCGACGAGTACGGCGGCATCGACGTCGTGGTCAACAACGCTGCCAATGCGCTGGCGCAACCCCTCGGTGAGATGACAGCCGAGGCGTTGACGAAGTCCTACGAGGTCAACCTGCGCGGGCCGGTGTTTCTCGTGCAGTCGGCGTTGCCTCATCTCAAGGCCAGCGCGAAAGCCTCGGTGATCAACATGGTTTCGGTGGGCGCGTTCAACTTCTCGGCGATGACCTCGATCTACTCCTCCAACAAGGCCGCGCTGATGTCGTTCACCCGATCGATGGCCGCCGAGTTCGCGCCGTCGGGCATCCGGGTCAACGCGATCGCTCCGGGTCCCGTCGACACCGACATGATGCGCAACAACCCGCAGGAGGCGATCGACGGGATGGCCCGTAGCACGCTCCTCAAACGCCTGGCGTCACCTGACGAAATGGTCGGTACCGCACTGCTGCTGGCGTCCGACGCCGGCAGCTACATCACCGGCACGGTCATGATCGTGGACGGCGGCGGAACGCCTCGCTAG
- a CDS encoding RNA-binding protein produces MRKLLLCAAAALFAGGLVNVNPPSAEATLCGSVGGRFVDVTGCADPLSYLNELPPPPPPPPPPPPGEPPPPPPPPPPPAYIPPPAPNVNVCASIGRRVSVSGCI; encoded by the coding sequence GTGCGCAAGCTATTGCTGTGCGCTGCTGCGGCCCTGTTTGCCGGGGGACTGGTGAACGTGAACCCGCCGAGCGCTGAGGCGACGCTCTGCGGTTCGGTCGGCGGCAGGTTCGTCGACGTGACGGGGTGTGCGGACCCGCTCTCGTATCTCAACGAGTTACCGCCGCCGCCACCACCGCCGCCGCCGCCACCACCCGGCGAACCGCCCCCACCACCGCCTCCGCCGCCGCCACCGGCGTACATCCCGCCTCCGGCGCCGAACGTCAACGTCTGCGCGAGCATCGGGCGACGGGTCAGCGTCAGCGGTTGCATCTGA
- a CDS encoding glycoside hydrolase family 2 protein, which produces MRKVVGRVAAVPVVLVTGLAVLAAPANAAEAWQRQSPPLSTPWTHLVGPNNALPEYPRPQMARSRWLNLNGVWAYTGRSSDTAVTTPPAADEYDEKILVPYPTESALSGIKRHDDQMWYRKVFQLPGTWRGQRVLLHFGAVDQTATVWVNNQRVAHHEGGFTGFSADVTDALRWTGGQEIVVRAEDRNEAGPFPVGKQRNDPKGLFYTGASGIWQTVWMEPVRAAHVDKLDVTADLTGFTVTARTSGTTAERAEVVVAAPDGATLARSSGEPGKPIRVKVPDPQLWTPDDPYLYDLTVRLVSPGGKVVDEVASYGGLRTIKTVKDPRGRPRIALNDKITFLHGPLDQGYWPDGIFTAPTDDALRFDLERTKALGMNFVRKHAKVEPARWYYWTDKLGLMVWQDMPSLDVSLDVPVGPAPEPSHEAKVNFERELVEMIDQLRSVTSIVGWVPFNEGWGEFDTARIAGMAKAADPSRMVNANSGVNCCKSRPDSRAGDVYDDHTYVGPGRPVLHDNPATPSDERTMLGNRPIPLEHRVVVDGEYGGLGLVPEGNRWPGKPQAYEMTDSRARLTERYVEVSRHLEDAVRRGGLSGAIYTQTTDVENEVNGFMTYDRWLVKVTLRTVAERNRAVIAAGARVDEPLERR; this is translated from the coding sequence ATGCGCAAGGTGGTGGGCCGTGTCGCAGCCGTGCCCGTCGTGCTGGTGACCGGCCTTGCAGTCCTCGCCGCGCCGGCGAACGCGGCCGAGGCATGGCAACGGCAGAGCCCCCCGCTGTCGACGCCGTGGACCCACCTGGTCGGACCGAACAACGCGCTGCCGGAGTACCCCCGCCCCCAGATGGCGCGGTCGCGGTGGCTGAACCTGAACGGGGTGTGGGCCTATACGGGCCGGTCCTCGGACACCGCGGTGACGACACCGCCCGCGGCGGATGAGTACGACGAGAAGATCTTGGTGCCCTACCCCACCGAGTCGGCGCTGTCCGGGATCAAGCGTCACGACGACCAGATGTGGTACCGCAAGGTCTTTCAGCTGCCCGGTACGTGGCGCGGACAGCGTGTACTGCTGCACTTCGGCGCGGTCGATCAGACCGCCACGGTCTGGGTGAACAACCAGCGCGTGGCCCACCACGAGGGCGGGTTCACCGGTTTCAGCGCGGACGTCACCGATGCGCTGCGCTGGACCGGTGGCCAGGAGATCGTGGTGCGAGCGGAGGACCGCAACGAGGCCGGGCCCTTCCCGGTCGGCAAGCAGCGCAACGATCCGAAGGGGCTCTTCTACACCGGCGCGTCGGGAATCTGGCAAACCGTGTGGATGGAACCGGTGCGCGCCGCCCATGTCGACAAGCTCGACGTCACAGCGGATCTGACGGGTTTCACCGTCACCGCCCGAACCTCCGGGACAACTGCGGAGCGGGCCGAGGTGGTCGTGGCCGCCCCAGATGGTGCGACACTGGCCCGCTCCTCCGGTGAACCAGGCAAGCCGATACGCGTCAAGGTGCCGGACCCGCAGCTGTGGACGCCGGACGACCCGTACCTGTACGACCTGACGGTGCGGTTGGTGAGCCCGGGCGGCAAGGTTGTCGACGAGGTGGCCAGCTACGGCGGCCTGCGGACGATCAAGACGGTCAAGGATCCGCGCGGACGGCCACGAATCGCGTTGAACGACAAGATAACCTTCCTGCACGGCCCGCTGGACCAAGGCTATTGGCCCGACGGCATCTTCACCGCGCCCACCGATGACGCGCTGAGGTTCGACCTCGAGCGCACCAAGGCGCTCGGCATGAACTTCGTCCGCAAGCACGCGAAGGTGGAACCGGCGCGCTGGTACTACTGGACCGACAAGCTCGGGCTCATGGTGTGGCAAGACATGCCGTCGCTTGACGTGTCCCTCGATGTCCCGGTCGGCCCGGCGCCGGAGCCGTCGCACGAAGCGAAGGTCAATTTCGAGCGCGAACTCGTCGAGATGATCGACCAGTTGCGCAGTGTCACTTCGATCGTCGGCTGGGTTCCGTTCAACGAGGGCTGGGGCGAATTCGACACTGCGAGGATCGCGGGCATGGCCAAAGCCGCCGACCCCTCCCGGATGGTGAACGCCAACAGCGGGGTGAACTGCTGCAAGTCACGACCCGACAGCAGGGCCGGCGACGTCTACGACGATCACACGTATGTGGGACCCGGTCGTCCGGTGCTACACGACAACCCGGCGACCCCCAGCGACGAGCGGACCATGCTCGGCAACCGCCCCATTCCACTCGAACACCGGGTCGTGGTCGACGGTGAGTACGGCGGCCTCGGACTGGTACCCGAGGGCAACCGCTGGCCGGGGAAACCGCAGGCCTACGAGATGACCGACAGCCGGGCGCGGTTGACGGAGCGCTACGTAGAGGTCAGCCGCCATTTGGAAGACGCGGTACGCAGGGGCGGCCTGTCCGGTGCGATCTACACCCAGACCACCGACGTGGAGAACGAGGTCAACGGATTCATGACCTACGACCGCTGGCTGGTCAAGGTGACGTTGCGCACGGTCGCCGAACGCAACCGCGCGGTGATCGCCGCGGGGGCCCGGGTGGACGAGCCGCTCGAGCGCCGCTGA
- a CDS encoding pseudouridine synthase, with protein sequence MRRVAPLPVRDGLGPARVRLRGGAVLVELASRFGEAAAAKVFAGEVVCADGTVVSAGTVLPPGAFVYMYRELRDEVPVPFDMPILYRDDDIVVVDKPHFLATMPRGRHVAQTATVRLRRELGLPELSPAHRLDRLTAGVLVFTARREVRGAYQTMFARGEVRKTYSARAGLDPGLEFPLTVRSRIIKRRGQLQAAEEPGEPNAESVVEHLGGGLYRLTPRTGRTHQLRVHMASLGLPIINDPWYPEVLQVAPDDFSRPLQLLAHRLEFSDPVSGRQRKFVSTRTL encoded by the coding sequence TTGAGGCGGGTGGCGCCGTTACCGGTGCGCGATGGCTTGGGCCCGGCGCGGGTGCGGTTACGTGGCGGGGCGGTGCTGGTCGAGCTGGCATCGCGGTTCGGCGAGGCGGCGGCGGCGAAAGTGTTTGCCGGCGAGGTTGTTTGCGCGGACGGCACCGTGGTGAGCGCGGGGACGGTGCTGCCGCCGGGTGCGTTCGTGTACATGTACCGGGAGTTGCGTGACGAGGTGCCGGTGCCGTTCGACATGCCGATCCTGTATCGCGACGACGACATCGTGGTGGTCGACAAGCCACACTTCCTGGCGACGATGCCGCGCGGCCGTCATGTGGCGCAGACGGCAACGGTGCGGTTACGACGCGAGTTGGGGTTACCGGAGTTGTCGCCGGCGCATCGGCTGGACCGGTTGACCGCGGGGGTGCTGGTGTTCACTGCGCGACGCGAGGTGCGGGGTGCGTATCAGACGATGTTCGCGCGGGGTGAGGTACGAAAGACGTACTCGGCGCGGGCAGGACTGGATCCGGGTCTTGAGTTCCCTTTGACGGTGCGGAGCCGGATCATCAAGCGGCGCGGTCAGTTACAGGCGGCGGAAGAGCCGGGAGAGCCGAACGCGGAGTCGGTGGTCGAGCACCTCGGTGGGGGACTGTACCGACTGACGCCGCGGACGGGCCGGACGCACCAGCTGCGGGTGCACATGGCGTCGCTCGGGTTGCCGATCATCAACGACCCGTGGTATCCGGAGGTCCTCCAAGTCGCGCCGGATGACTTCTCGCGGCCGCTGCAGCTATTGGCGCACCGTCTCGAGTTCAGCGACCCGGTCAGCGGTCGTCAACGAAAGTTCGTCAGTACCCGGACGCTGTGA
- a CDS encoding glycerol-3-phosphate dehydrogenase/oxidase, translating into MSDPIPANGQTLLGPQQRAEAWERLGGEQFDVVVIGGGVVGAGAALDAATRGLKVALVEARDFASGTSSRSSKMFHGGLRYLEQLEFGLVREALYERELSLTTLAPHLVKPLPFLFPLTNRWWERPYVAAGIFLYDQLGGAKSVPAQKHLTKSGALRLAPGLKRSSLIGGIRYYDTVVDDARHTMTVARTAAHYGAVVRTSTQVVALLREGDRVTGVEVRDSEDGAVTEVHGHVVVNATGVWTDEIQALSKQRGRFRVRASKGVHIVVPRDRIVSEVAIILRTEKSVLFVIPWGTHWIIGTTDTDWNLDLAHPAATKADIDYILETVNTVLATPLTHDDIDGVYAGLRPLLAGESEETSKLSREHAVAVPAPGLVAIAGGKYTTYRVMAEDAIDAAAEYIPARVARSITEKVPLMGADGYFALINQTQSVGKHYDLHPYRVRHLLDRYGSLIGEVLQMADGRPELLTPITEAPVYLKVEAWYAAAAEGALHLEDILARRMRISIEYPHRGVDCAREVAEVVAPVLGWTAEDIDREVNTYLARVDAEIRSQQEPDDESADALRAAAPEARAQILEPVPLN; encoded by the coding sequence GTGAGCGACCCGATCCCGGCCAACGGGCAGACCCTTCTGGGTCCCCAGCAGCGGGCCGAAGCCTGGGAGCGGCTCGGCGGCGAGCAGTTCGACGTCGTGGTGATCGGCGGTGGAGTCGTCGGCGCGGGTGCGGCGCTGGATGCAGCGACGCGCGGGCTCAAGGTCGCCCTCGTCGAGGCCCGTGACTTCGCCTCGGGCACGTCGAGTCGATCGTCGAAGATGTTCCACGGCGGGCTGCGCTATCTCGAGCAGTTGGAGTTCGGGCTGGTGCGCGAGGCGCTGTACGAGCGTGAGCTGTCGCTGACGACGCTGGCGCCGCATCTGGTCAAACCGCTGCCGTTCCTGTTTCCGCTGACCAATCGGTGGTGGGAGCGTCCGTATGTGGCAGCGGGCATCTTCCTCTACGACCAGTTGGGTGGCGCGAAATCGGTTCCCGCGCAGAAACACTTGACGAAGTCCGGGGCGCTTCGGCTCGCGCCGGGGCTCAAGCGGTCGTCGCTGATCGGCGGCATCCGGTATTACGACACCGTCGTCGACGACGCGCGTCACACCATGACCGTGGCCCGCACGGCCGCGCACTACGGGGCCGTGGTGCGGACGTCGACGCAGGTGGTCGCGTTACTCCGCGAGGGCGACCGGGTCACCGGTGTGGAGGTCCGCGACTCTGAGGATGGCGCGGTCACCGAGGTGCACGGGCACGTCGTCGTGAACGCCACCGGCGTCTGGACCGACGAGATCCAGGCATTGTCGAAGCAGCGCGGGCGATTTCGGGTGCGCGCCTCCAAGGGCGTGCACATCGTGGTGCCGCGCGACCGGATCGTCAGCGAGGTGGCGATCATCCTGCGCACCGAGAAGTCCGTGCTGTTCGTGATCCCGTGGGGCACGCACTGGATCATCGGAACGACGGACACCGACTGGAATCTGGATTTGGCGCACCCGGCGGCCACCAAGGCCGACATCGACTACATCCTCGAAACCGTCAACACGGTGCTGGCGACGCCGTTGACTCACGACGACATCGACGGCGTGTACGCCGGCTTGCGACCGCTGTTGGCCGGGGAGAGCGAGGAGACGTCGAAACTCTCGCGCGAGCATGCGGTTGCGGTGCCGGCGCCGGGCCTGGTGGCGATCGCCGGCGGCAAGTATACGACGTACCGGGTGATGGCCGAGGACGCGATCGACGCTGCGGCGGAGTACATTCCAGCGCGGGTGGCGCGGTCGATCACCGAGAAGGTGCCGTTGATGGGCGCCGACGGCTACTTCGCGTTGATCAACCAGACCCAAAGCGTCGGAAAGCATTACGATTTGCACCCGTATCGGGTGCGCCATCTGCTGGACCGTTACGGCTCGCTGATCGGCGAGGTGCTCCAGATGGCGGACGGGCGTCCGGAGTTGCTGACCCCGATCACCGAGGCGCCGGTCTACCTGAAGGTCGAGGCGTGGTACGCCGCGGCCGCCGAGGGCGCGCTGCATCTGGAGGACATCCTGGCGCGGCGGATGAGGATATCGATCGAGTATCCGCACCGCGGGGTCGACTGTGCGCGTGAGGTCGCCGAAGTTGTTGCGCCGGTGCTGGGTTGGACGGCAGAAGACATCGACCGCGAGGTGAACACGTACCTGGCGCGGGTGGACGCCGAGATCCGCTCGCAGCAGGAGCCCGACGACGAGTCGGCCGACGCGTTGCGCGCGGCGGCACCGGAGGCACGCGCCCAGATCCTCGAACCGGTGCCGCTGAATTGA
- a CDS encoding NAD(P)H-quinone dehydrogenase: MATRIVIIGGGPAGYEAALVAAARGPEVAEVTVVDSGGIGGACVLWDCVPSKTFIASTGVRTELRRAPDLGYALEFSDAEISLPKINERVKGLAAAQSADIAERLRNDGVTLIAGRGELVDDLQGLATHTVKVTAHDGAVSTIKADVVLIATGASPRVLPGAEPDGERILNWRQLYDLEELPEHLVVVGSGVTGAEFVNAYTELGVKVTVVASRDQILPHEDSDAAAVLEDVLGTRGVTLVKNARAQSVTRGDDGVQVTMTDGRCVEGSHALMTVGSVPNTGGLGLERVGIELGPGDYLKVDRVSRTKVPGIYAAGDCTGLMLLASVAAMQGRIAMYHVLGEALEPIRLRTVAAAVFTRPEIAAVGVPQSKIDDGSVAARTIMLPLHTNARAKMSGLRRGFVKIFCRPATGVVIGGVVVAPIASELIMPIALAVQNGNDVEDLAQTFSVYPSLSGSITEAGRRLMAHDDLD; this comes from the coding sequence GTGGCAACCCGCATCGTGATCATCGGCGGCGGGCCCGCCGGCTATGAGGCCGCACTGGTCGCCGCGGCGCGCGGACCCGAAGTTGCCGAGGTCACCGTCGTCGACTCGGGCGGCATCGGCGGGGCCTGCGTGTTGTGGGACTGCGTGCCGTCCAAGACGTTCATCGCGTCGACGGGGGTGCGCACCGAACTGCGTCGTGCGCCCGACCTAGGCTATGCGCTGGAGTTCTCCGACGCCGAGATCTCGCTGCCGAAGATCAACGAGCGGGTCAAGGGGCTGGCCGCGGCGCAGTCCGCCGACATCGCCGAGCGGCTGCGCAACGACGGTGTCACGCTGATCGCGGGCCGCGGCGAACTGGTCGACGACCTGCAGGGCCTGGCGACCCACACCGTCAAGGTCACCGCACATGACGGCGCCGTCAGCACCATCAAGGCCGACGTCGTGCTGATCGCCACCGGCGCCAGCCCACGCGTACTGCCCGGTGCCGAACCCGACGGCGAACGCATCCTGAACTGGCGCCAGCTCTACGACCTCGAGGAGCTGCCCGAGCATCTCGTGGTCGTCGGTTCCGGGGTAACCGGCGCGGAGTTTGTCAACGCCTACACCGAGCTGGGGGTGAAGGTGACGGTGGTGGCCAGCCGCGACCAGATCCTGCCCCACGAGGATTCCGACGCCGCCGCGGTGCTGGAGGACGTGCTGGGTACCCGCGGTGTCACGTTGGTGAAGAACGCGCGTGCCCAGTCGGTGACTCGGGGCGACGACGGCGTCCAGGTCACGATGACCGACGGCCGCTGCGTCGAGGGCAGCCACGCATTGATGACGGTCGGGTCGGTGCCCAACACCGGTGGCCTGGGCCTCGAGCGGGTGGGCATCGAACTGGGGCCGGGCGATTACCTGAAGGTCGACCGGGTGTCGCGCACCAAAGTGCCGGGCATCTACGCCGCCGGTGACTGCACCGGCCTGATGCTGCTGGCATCGGTGGCGGCCATGCAGGGTCGGATCGCGATGTATCACGTGCTGGGAGAAGCCCTCGAACCGATCCGGCTGCGCACCGTGGCCGCCGCGGTGTTCACCCGGCCGGAGATCGCCGCGGTCGGGGTGCCGCAGTCCAAGATCGACGACGGGTCGGTGGCCGCGCGCACGATCATGCTGCCGCTTCACACCAACGCGCGGGCCAAGATGTCGGGACTGCGCCGCGGCTTCGTCAAGATCTTCTGCCGTCCGGCGACGGGGGTGGTGATCGGTGGGGTCGTGGTCGCGCCGATCGCCTCCGAGCTGATCATGCCTATCGCGTTGGCGGTACAGAACGGCAACGACGTCGAGGATCTGGCGCAGACGTTCTCGGTGTATCCGTCGCTATCGGGTTCGATCACCGAGGCGGGCCGACGGTTGATGGCGCACGACGATCTCGACTGA
- a CDS encoding gamma-glutamylcyclotransferase → MPLYAAYGSNMHPEQMLQRAPHSPMAGTGWLHGWRLTFGGEDIGWEGALATVVEDPTSKVFVVLYDMTKEDEQLLDRWEGSELGIHKKIRCRVHRISSDTDFEPVLAWLYVVDAWEGGLPSARYLGVMADAAEIAGAPADYVHSLRTRPARNIGPGT, encoded by the coding sequence GTGCCGCTCTACGCCGCGTACGGATCCAACATGCATCCGGAGCAGATGTTGCAGCGGGCGCCTCATTCTCCGATGGCAGGCACGGGGTGGCTGCACGGCTGGCGACTGACGTTCGGCGGAGAGGACATCGGCTGGGAGGGTGCGCTCGCCACGGTCGTCGAGGACCCGACCTCGAAGGTCTTCGTCGTGCTCTACGACATGACCAAGGAGGACGAGCAGCTCCTCGACCGCTGGGAGGGCTCAGAGCTCGGAATCCACAAGAAGATCCGCTGCCGGGTGCACCGCATTTCGTCGGACACCGACTTCGAGCCCGTGCTGGCCTGGCTGTACGTGGTCGACGCGTGGGAGGGCGGCCTGCCGTCGGCACGTTATCTCGGCGTGATGGCGGATGCCGCCGAAATCGCGGGCGCACCAGCCGACTACGTGCACAGCCTGCGAACCCGCCCGGCGCGCAACATCGGTCCGGGAACCTAA